The genomic segment AATGTGCGTGGACGTTGGTTATACGATATCAAATAAATACGAAGGAAATACGTGTCGGCTAGGAGGTATAAACGTATAATAAATCACGATAATTCTAAATAACTATAACGTGACGATAAGTGATTGTACATTGAATTTGCTAGAATGCTATTTGTTTACTAAAAATAATGTAGTTAACGTTGCGTGAGTACAATAGACCGAGAACATGagtgcgtgtgtgtgtatgataCGAATATGGATATAAGAGTGCGTGTgtggaggaagagagaaagagagagagagagagagagagagaaagacagaaCAAGCGAGCAAAACGTATAAGACTAAACGAGGAAAAACTATTAGatatgtatagtatatatatacgcGTACATATACACCACAGTGATACGTACACGTATAATCTCCCGGCGGCTACCTAACATTAGTGCAGTAATGATTATCATTGTAccttttattacaattattcattaataattatcggttctattactttattattataccgtcgataaaaaaaaaaataagaacgtTGTACAGACAATTGGTAAATCTCGTTGCCAAGGATTCGAAATTAGTTTTATCGTGCCGTACGTAGTGTTGCAAATgccaaataaaagaaaagagaataaggcgtgttttttttttcattcgaaCATAATAACGGCGATATTCATTTAGCGGAGTACGTAAGGGAGAAAAAGATCGAGAGAGAAAGTATTGTCTGCGAGTGTGTGCGTGAATGAatgaaagagggagagagaaggagagtgaGAACGGCGGAGAAACGCGCGGGGAATCGTCTCAGTTTTAATGAGACGCGTTCGAAGGAGAATCGGGCGGGCTTTAAAGTAAAAATGCTGGTGCTGTGCTgtgatttttataaaaaataaaaagaaaaaaacagagaAGAACGATACGCGAATCATAGTAAGGAAAAGCCGAAGATCTTGacgaatttttatgaaaatatacaGATAGCCTAAGTACCTGGACCTGCCCTGCGCTCTCCACAAATTTAAATTCGAGTAGaggatattaaaaaaaaaaacgattaaatggaaaaaagtgaaaaaaaaaaagaaaagaaaaatactaaGAGAACAAAAGAGTGATGCAAAATCAACTTGTATGAATTGTATAGGCTGTAAAGTGTATTtgcttttaaacgaaaatttaATATAGATTGTTAATCGCTAATTGCGCGAAAAAAGGAGCTGTCTCCAATGGTCGAATACACTATACAAGTTCGCGTATCGCAAATTCCTCGTGCAACACGTTTCTTACGTTGTCCGTTCGAATCGTACTGACGAAAAACCCCCATTTTGCAGGCAATAAatttatcacgtattacgctCAACGATTACGTTTTAAACTTTTCTCCTGTTTTCGTTGAAACCGGCTCCTTCCTAGGTTCGATCGGTTATCGTTTCGATCTCCCGCGTAAAGATCGGCACTGCGCCGATCGATGTCGAACTTGTTGATACTTCCTCTCAACGCAAACGAGATACAAACGTTGTAATTAATAATTGGAGACAATCTCCGACTAAGGATATATTCTAGCGAGTACTACGTATTTGCCACGATGTTGCATAATCCATTGCGAAAATCCtcaaacgaataaattaaatgaCAACATAAGATGGACTGACATATTAACGTAACGTAATAAACAAGGACCCGTATTCTTGTCTCCATTTTTTTAGAATGATAAAAATAGTGAGTCGTTACgctttatatattatacactTCGAATATATGAATATACGAGTAACATTACGTACAGAAGCAAATACAAAAACGCAGGCATCTTGTCGTTAAATTGTAAGATATTGTGTTCAAACTCCAGAATGTAATCTGACCCCTTCCTCAGACtactatatattaattatattgtgCACTATGCTCCAACTTGTCCATACGAataaatatattgaaaaatCTTACTATTATACAGTATCCTCGATCGGTACACTATCGTCCTTTAACGAGTTCGCGTCTTTTCGAAGTTCCCCCTTGTTATCGATTCAACCGACTTTTCGTACAATTTTCTTTCCTCCTTCTTTCGTTCTATCCTGTTAGTATTCGTATATGAATCATTGCTGTATATCTTCCTGTCAAATggtatttttacaattttatctaTTTGCTTTTACTCACACATTGTCAaacaaaattgtaatataacgtttaacattaTTTGAGAACCTCTGTGTGACCTAGCGGTAAAAGGGAATACGTCCATGGGTTTATGGCTGGCTTTAGTTTCGTATTATCCTTCGTGTAACAAAGAAGTAATCGTTACTTTTCCCATTTCTCTCCAtaaacctatatatatatatatactatattctTCGTACAAATACGTTACTcttattttcataatttttacgATGAACGATGAACAGTGTATATTAACAGTGTACCGTTACAGATCTCAATATATTTTTAACGATGCACGCACAAGGTTATGTTCTATAACCTAAATATTTCGCTTCGTACACTCACGGCCCAAGTTTTATTTTGTCTACGCATTACCGTGATAGAGAGTACCGGATCACTGGCTGAATTGAATGACAATTAATATATAGGACAATTATTGGAATATTACGTCTACATGATGGAtgaaatagaatataaattagAATCGACGAATCCTGTATTAATATCGCACGTGAGTTACTTCCTTTTTCATATATCgcaattaaacgtttatattttTCACTTGGTATTCTATTCCAACTGTATTATGTATTTTTCTACACAGGCAACGTCGAAACTTTTCGAATCcattaagaaaaagaaatgcGATCGACAAACGGACCATATTTCCAAGGTAAAACACGTATTCGTTCGATTACTATATGATCCAATACATCGTTTTTACTTTTGCGTTAATCAGAGAGGAAATATTAATCTAATTCTGTTCATTCCGTTCATCAATTTATACAGATACCCGAGTTTAAGTTGCTATTAACAAAACGAGATAGTACAAATGTCACGCTCAGCATATCTGCCTGTCAAGCCCTAACTGCTCTGGTTGAAAATGGATTATGGGACATTAACGAGGCTCTAGCTACTTTCATCTCCAGTATCTCTTCTATAAAGTACAGAAATTCATTTAATCCATGAAAGATATTCTTTATCTATCTTTACTGTTCCTTAATATCGTTCTATGTCACATGTTTTAGAAATTATATGGTTGCTACTACAACCATAAGCCATTTACTAATATTAGACTTAAAACGCGATAcaggaaaagaaaatatatatccgTTTACATTACATATGCCACAACACCCTTTTATTACCATTTTAATTCAAGATAAACATAGCTGGCAGACTATATTAAGTCAGATGACATTTATTCTGAATCATCAGGATGCTCGGTatgtataaaaatgtatatacaaatgttatatatacatacatcatataCATCTATAATTATGCACACtcttatatctatatatatatatgtatgtatattcaatTTCTCCAAATTTCAGAATTAGAGAAAATGGCGTGAAAATGTTACGACCGGTATTTTTGTATGTTTTATGCAATCCTTCATCAGATTCGTTGGATTACTGTATGCAACAAGTTTGGCAATTGTTAATTAGATCGAGACACAGTACATATGTACAGACAGAAATTTTACTTTGGATGTGCACAGCGGAAATCCATTGTTGTATAAATACAAACTATAGAATCTTAGAGCTTGCAGAAAAAGCTGCATCAGAAGGAAACAGAGAATATTGTACAGCTTTGTTGCCGATGATTGTATCCTTAGTTATACAATTACTAAAGCAAGGTTCTGATCCAACACCAAATTTTCATGTTATATTGTTTATCATAGACCACTGTGATAACTATATTGGGAATCTTGTGCTAACATTAATGGCAGAAGTAATTACTTTATGTCCAGCTATTTATTTGTATACTACTTTGCAAATATGTAAGTATTTTCCGGTATTTTCCACTATTTATAAGAATTTTCGATTTTTACCGATTTTTCGAAATATGCtttttatgataaatttatCACATTATAGGTACGATGATAGCAAAGAAAATGTCTTACAATGATATATTTTTCTACACTTTGATAGCATCTATTCTAAAATGGATTGCATATCCATCCGTATTGTGTTCTGAGGCACTAGACATGGCGAGAGATTTAGCCAGCGAGATGTTTACAAGAACGAAATTAACGTGCAATAATGAAACGATATTctcaaataaattttttacaGTGTTTACTAATTCCGACCCATACATACAATTCTACACGGAGCTGGTGCATTGCTTGAATATCTGGAACCAAAATGATATTCTATCATGGTTGAACAACGTATCATGTGTACCAACTTACTTAAAAGATAAATGTAAACTATTGATATCTGGTCTCCTTCTACAGTCAAACGAGCCACAAATAGTTCAACTGTGCTGTAATATACTCGTTGATGTTAGCAGAGAAAGGACAAATTTTGGATCGCACGTGCTCTCATTGGTATTGCATAAATTAACCAAATGTAAAAGCAGTATAGAATCAAAATGTTTGTTACTGGTAATGCCTGAGCTTATGATTACGAAAGAAAATGTCCCAATCGTTAATCATACCTTGAACGGGTTGTTAAACGGTGACAAGCaactgaaatattttataatcgaATTATATTTGAAAGCATTGAAAAAAGAACCGAGATGTTACAGATTTCTCTTTGCCGCAATAATCAAAGTAATGGAAAGCGATCTCTCCTGGTATTCGGATGCAACTTGTGCAAGAGCTATGAAatatatttgtgaaaattatcctGAACATGGGGAAAAATTGGTACCATTGATATTACAGATATTAAATCGTTCGACGGGTACGAACGGCGGAACCGCAAGCGCACTCGCGCTTGGATGTATTTCTGCTCTTTACAAAGCATCCGTAATAGACATTTGTTCGACATGGAGAATGCTATCcccaaaaatggaaaaagaaaagcGGTCTATTGTTTTAGAAAGCTTGTGCGAACTACTTGCTGATGTTGCATTCTATGCACCTCAATGCCTCGAAGAACACGACCATCAATTAATCGACGATATCGTATCGAAGTTGTGGAAATACACGACATGTAATGATGTAAAGGTAATCAAAGCTGCGCTTAAAGCTCTAGCTTCGTACCGTCTCGAACAATTATCCTTGAAAATATTACCAGTAGAATTTAGATATAATCTCGTACTACCAGCTACGTATGCGAAAATTCCAACCGACACGGTAAAAAAGCCAGAGGACGTGCTTCCGTATATACCTGGTATTTGTTGgatccaaatgcttcaaaatataaataaaatgacTTTGTCAGCAGCCGGAAACCTTTTAATTTCCTTCGTGATAGAAGAAGTAAATAGCTTCCGATCCGGCATGTACAACTGGCCTCAAGGGGAGCcgcaaaattttaaatatttaccaGACAAAAGCGTAATCAGAGCGGTCGGTGAATATTTGAGGAAAACtaataagtttgattcgaataATCATTGTATCGTTACGGAATGCCTACGAATATTCGCTCATAAATATCCGAAACCATTACCTAATATAAATTGGAGTTTTTTGAAGGATACTTTTCACCTATCAGCCGAAGCAAAGCAATATACTCTTTCTATCGCGTGTCATCATGCGACGGTATCTTTATCTGCTAAATCTTTTATAGAAGATTATCTATTGACGTATAAATCTGTAAACGATGCAGAAGATTTCATTTGGAAAGACAATGAACACCCGATATTGTATTCAAATCTCGAGTACTTGTGTCAAGCTGTACAACCAAATATCATTAAACGGTTCTTAGAAACTACTTTAGAATGTGCAATTAAAAAAATGAACGAAGATTCGATACAACCGTTTCATTGTATCATGTATTCATATGCTCAGGCATTAAGTAATCCAGAAATATGCCATGCTAACTCTACACTGCTTTCTACCATGCTGGAAGAACTTTTGGACAAAATAGATTTAACGTGCGACCGTTTCTACCCTTGTTTCACGGCAGCTTTGGAATTACCAGTGGAGCATTTAGAAAGAACTACATCTCCTAAAACGTGGTGGGAATCAATGGCCAGTAAATTAAAGAATGCGATCGCGATTAGAGCCGAATTGTCTTTAAAAAAGTCAAATTCCGAAGCCTCCTTAAAGTGGTTGAACGAAATCATCGGTGAAACTTTCGCTTCTACGTTAAGGTAACATTCTTGGTCattattgtaatttttctgatacATCAAACATGTGAATAATCACGCgtcttaatattttttattaaagtgTGCAAACATATTTTTTCGAAATTATACAAAAACTACAAGCCAATATGCAATTCGAAAGATCCAGTTCAAATTGGATTCTGGAGCTTATGACACAGGTTCAAGGATTTTTAATGGACTCATCACAAAAtcataataacaaaatacaattCTATTGTAATGTTTTATTTATCTCTGTGATAAGCTTGTCTGGCATAGACTCCATTTTAATGAAACGAGATCTAGTGATTAAATCGCAAAATGtcagaataaaattatttcctcAAGCTCTAACACTTCTTTCCGATAGAGAGAATTGGAAACATGCAATTCCACAGGTATTCACGATTACTTTTATTTCTATACAAAACGATCCAACTAGCGTCCGAATGATAATTtaacaatttaatattttttttcttcattAGAAGTTATATAGTTATTCTAGAATTAACAGTCTATTAAAGATATAATATACCTCTTTCAGATGATGGAATGGTTAAATTATATGAGGATGAATCATATTTCTGATACATATaaatacacgtttcatcgggCATTAATTTCTTTAAGACATAAttcatattataaaaatgtatggAGTAAATATTTATCGATTAAAACGGACATCGATATTTAACCGCAAGTTGGAACAAAAAACGTGTCCGTTACTGCAAATTTAAGGTATGAAGTTAAAGGGAGCAACATATTTGTGAAATACTATTAAAACAAAAGTTGAAAATGTATTTCACTTACTTTCAATCCCATGTGATGTAAAGACTGACAATTCTGAATAAACATATCGTCACATGTGTTGTATGTGACGACTTTCATAATGCTAAACAGATGTTTCGCTATTATCCAACATCATCACGGTTAATGTATTCGGACGTGATCCAGTCAATGTTTGATCTTCCAGTAATTTCATCTTGGGTTCTAATATATTCCGTTTCGTTTCGATGTTTTTTTTTATAGGGGTGCGACTTGGACTAGATTTCCTACTGCTTGGATATGATTTTAATAAACGAGCCCTATGGGAACATTTAAGGACACCATGTTTTTGTCTCATTATATTATAGCACAACATACTACAAACTTTAAATTTACATTCCATAATTTAAAAGAATCATACTTACGCGTCCATTAACTTAAGGAATAAACGGGTATATACTTGATATTCCTCATCACCAAATTCAGTCGGATCATGTCGTGCATGTTCATATAAATCGCAGAACTGATGAATTAATCGTTGTCCACTTCCATTTAATGGCGTTGCCAATATGGCAAGTAAATATGCCCGTAAATTTTCAGATGGATGTCTTTTTAAGCAATTATCATATTTAGTAATTTCAGCTTCTACaaaaaagattgaaaatgaGTCTGAACATAAAGAGTCTGTTTaccataataaatataattatacccAAGGTCTTAACATCATCTACAGCTTTTAATCTGTAGTAATGAGGTGAAACCTGTCCTCGAGGAGTTAAAATAAATCTTGGATCGCTAATAAGTTGTGGCTCGTATTGAATTCTTGGTATTACTTCTATTCGTCTTTCAATCTCTTTCTTCAGTGACTAAAAGATTGAAAATATACTGTGTTttgatatgtatatatgtatatgtgcataTAGACACATGTGTTCAAAATAGTGAATAATTGTATagcataattaaaatattttgtttttaacTAAAAACAAGCATTAATTTTCAATgtaaatgtaatagatatacaTATTTGTAGATGTAAATAAACTTAACCTCTACAATTTCTCGTACCTTTCGTGCATCATGCCCGATAGGGATATGAGGGCCACGGCGTGATCGTAATGCAAATCTCATAATTTGTCGTTTTGCAAATATAAACAGTAATAATATTGTTAGTACTCCAGCCGCAATAAAAATAACGATTGTCACACCGGAAAGTTCTTCCGTCATGTTTTTCCCATTCGTACTTGTATAAAAATGTTAACTCTTATGCGCACGCGTTTCATATTTTGATTTTACATCTCCTATACCCCTAATTTTTAGATTggagaataaatataattatagaaaaaataaaatttattataatttgtgGTTTGTAGTATTTACATAAGTTATATAGATTTTAGTACATTTTGAATAGGTTTTTTATACAATGTTTGATTAGTATTTGCTATTTCCCATAATGATTGTTTTTGTTCAtctgaaaatttaatatttgattttataAGTGATAATACAAGCTTCCCAAAATTTTTATCCTTGGCAAAGTCAACCGTTTTCTCAAATAATAACTGTATAAGTTTGTCATTTGTGGTAATATCTGTCTTAGTATCAATCAAAGTACGTAGGAAAGAAAGATGCCATGATTTGAGTTCTTTCACATGTGATAAATATTCTCTGTAAAAATGATACCGCTCAATTGCTAACACTTTAGATTCTTTTGCAGtttaattgattaataataagaTTAGTACCTACGTAATAAGAACAATACGTCTTTCAGGCTCAAAAGTATTTACTATAGCATCAATAATTGTTGTGTCTGTTAAATCAAGATTTAAAAGGGGAATAAAAATAAACTTCTGAATATCATCTGGAAATTTCTGAGTGCTCTCTATCAAAGCAGATAAAAGTAATCTGGAAGGTTCTTTCAAAGCAATAATCTGCAATGATATTCAAACATTATTAGCCATGTTCGTGAAAAAATTTATACAAGCAGTCTAATTCATTATAGATTAATATCATTCAAACTTCACCTTTGATAATAATAAATGGGTATAAAATGTTTCTGCGTATTTAACTCGTTGTTCCAAAGTCATATTATTCAAAGAACAACATAGATTATATGTACCCAGCATAGttagtttcttttttaaatcaCAGATTATTTCTTGAAATTCTGCATCTGTTAAATTCTCTAATTGATTTAAATCCAATTTTCCATTAGCGCATTCCAATTCTTCAAAAAGATATTCTGTGATATCAAGTTTTGGTACACACTcctgtttaatatttttatcgcaGAGCTTATCAAGTTGTGTAAAATAAAACTGAGTAGATGAAAATTGATCCGACGTGTTGGATAAAATATCATTACAATCATTATTGCTTTCGTTTAAAGCTTCTTCTACATCTATATCTGTTACTCCTTTCTAAGTGAGATAATGCAAACTTCAATATTATTTtccttaaatataattatatttcctaATACAACTATTAATACTAACCTTCCTAGTTACTATTTGCCATAAAGGATCAGCTTGAATTATATCTTGTTTCAATTTCTCTTTAATTACTATTAACTTTTCCATGGTGTATTGggataatacataattttttaaaatattttccggattcatatttttaataataagtcAATTTAAAAAGAGATACTTTTattgtattatgtattaaagaaaatataagaaaattttacttaaataaaataaattataattggagagaaaggaaaaattttattgcaagtgaaaatatattaaatctcgtacataataaaattatacatttacGTCATATCCTAACGATACGTTTGTGTCAAGTAGTGTCAAGTAAACCATACCACCTGTTGAGTAGCTTCATGACAGTCAAGAGGTTAACAACGAAATAACAGTGTGCAcgctaataaattttatttagaaGTGATAATATCATGTATACAAATGAACGCATATAACtttttgtgaaataaaaaaaggataTTCAAGTTGAAAAACGTACAGGAATCGAGATACTGTAAGTCTTGCAGgactaaattaatttaaatattttaaacaagGAAATTTATCTGAAATGTAGATCCTATACGCATgtaaatattttgtttcaaaatattttacattattcAATTGTATTGCAATTAGCAAAAAGAGAATGCTGCTTTTAATATGaaacataatttttttaaaacttTCGCGCTTTTATTGCTTTTGGATATTTATAAGTAATAAACGTTATTTGAAATGTTACACTTTTATTACGGACAATGTGTTTCTGAAATGATTCATACTGCATTTATATCAAGTTCCATGAGAATGAATTAGCATAAATTAAGCAATTAAAATAATGTTACAAACAATGAGAGGAAATCTTTGTCTATTTCAAATTCGGCTATTTAAGTTTTGTGTACTGATAACTACTACTCGCGATAACATCATTGCGACGAACTTTCACTTCTGGAAAATCCAGATTATCTTAAGGTTATTAAGAatcatattcatattcatatcaTTAATATTTCTAATTAATGTTTTTAGTTTGtaactatttttataaattttggtGTCTAGATATCGTCGGATCAGAACATAATGCATGAATAATaaggaaatacaaattttattaaaaataacgatTTTTTGGGGAAAATTTCCTTAACTCAATATCCAAAAGGAAAGGTAAGGATACGAATGAAGAATATGCAAAgaaaatattgttaaatatctgatattttaattaaaataaggTAAATAATCCATTCCATCGAATTGATCTTTATATCGGTATAATATAAAGAATTGAAATATATGCGATTATAAAAGTTGTATAATTATGTAATAAAGAAATTAACAGATGGATATATGTAATTTGTTACGtccatatttttcttttttcgaattggctttatatttataaaatatatttatttcgtaGATTACTTTATCAGAAAATGTAGTATTCATTAAACATGATggtaatgaaaatataaaatttatattatgatACTTCTATCATAGAAAAAAAGATAGCGAAGAGATACTTCTTTTGAACGGCATTTGAATTTCGAGGAAAATGCCAATACTTTCAAATTTATCTCATCGTTTTCATATGTTAACAACCGATGCGAAACCTGATCCACCACGAATACCGATCGAAGGATATACTCACAATTTAGAACCAAATACAATAAACGGTGATGAAACGAAGACGACCAAATTCGAATCTGTTCCAATTACTACAGAACCGCAATTGGAATTAAAGAACGTAACGTCCCCGGACAAAGACGACGCAGTTCCTATTACGAATGCCAAGTCTTCTACCGAAAAACAAGATCTGAATGATACGAAAGGTGCCCAAGATGATGCAAAAGAACGTAGAAAACCGAATATTAAAACGAAAACAAAATCGAAACAACGCAAACATTGTACGCAAGTATTATTCACTCTTTAAACTTGGAAAAAatcaaatttgttaaatttgtttGTATTAAAGCGATCATGTTTTACTTTATAGCACAAGGAACACATGTAGTGAATTACAATATAATTAATTCAAACGGTGTAAAAATTGGCTCTAAAACTAGTTACATTTGTAATATTAATCAATTTGCTAAGAATAATTCTCATGCATCAGAAGAAACATGGACAAAAAATATTCGACAAATGCCAGCAGAAGTAGAACGTTTACGTACTTGTACTGACGAAATTAATCTAgatgatatatttataattaaaacttATATTGGACATGGTTGGAAAGATGTTGCTAGAAAATTGTTATATTCGGACGGTCAAATTGAACAATTTgaagaaaattacaaatttagGGGCATAAGTGAAGTAAATTTGATTCCAATATACTATTTCTTGTTTATATTCTTATCTGTATCATTACAAGTTTCTGTACTAATGACCATATTTCTAGgtaatttatcaaatatttctgGACTGGAAACAAGCTAATACAAAAAATGCAGATATTGGTAATTTGATAAACATTTTATGGATTTGTAAAGAATACGATTGTGCAATACGATTAGCTGCTGCTCGCAGCCAGTCGACATAACGCTTTTTAACTGTATCTTTGTAACAGTAAATCTTTgaacaatttattttttaatcgaatatattttacaagtaattatcatatttattagtcggaaacgaaaattatttttacttgTATCCAACTTATATTAATTATAGTAAACTAGAGTAAAACTAGAGTAAACTAGAGTATAACTAGAGTAAAAAGTTAACTGCTGTTTTTATCTGTAATGTATATTGTATTAAAGAAtcgttttaataaataaattctaacgaattcaatataatatttatcgtAATACAATCCTATAATATAATCTTCTAatcttataataaaattaatcttaATTATGCATGTAGTTatcgtagaacaacatacaatTAATGCAAATATCACTATAAAGTAGCATAAGTGGGCGTTTCATGGGCAAGGAAAACTGAGGGCAAAGTCACGGATAGTACCGTGAGTCGCAACAGACACGGTTATGTAGATATATATTTTCCAGGATCAAATATCTTATTCTTAGGATATCCATTTGCCCACGAAAGCGTAGCTTATCATCCGCCGATTGCTGCTTTGCTTAAGataactgcagttttgcattagcAACTATGTATAATCTTTCACTGTTTAGTGTTCAGAAATCCATCTTTTTCTTAaatgtaattatttaatatatatattaaatgtacAATTATGCCATATTGTATAAccattataaaatgattaactttatctctttccctttctctctttgtACATACAGATATACAGATACTTAAAatgattatattatatttctagtatatatacaaatagaaaatatatgcGATTAATGtacaattaatatatataagcAATTCAAAGAAGtaatataaataagaaatacaaaaaatgttttcaaataatacatacatacatttgtaacatattttttttttctttcctaattttttttttccccttttttacCAAAAATTAAATCTTTGCAATTTTCAAATTGTGCAACCATTTCTTGTAAACTTTTATTTCCATCTATTATTAAAACTGGTGCTGATACACTAAATAGTGTCTGATGATAAAGCCACTCATCGTGAATATTATGAATTTGctgtaaatattctaatgatacacaattttcttctttcctcgctCTTGTTTTCATTCTCTGATATACAACATCCGGTGATGTCCTCAAATAAACtgcattaatataaaaataataactaatattattatcaataagAAACATATAATTTATGTTATGCCTTTATGATAACATACTTATTAAATCCGTTACTATATTAGCATTCTGTATACACCAGTCATACCAATCTTCTAAGACCATTACTTCCACATCTTGTAATAGTTTAGAacgtttcatattttctatAAAGCACCTCGAGCTAAATACTGATCTTTCCATAATTTTATAAGGCATTCCAGATTCGTAAGTATGAAGTTGCAGCATTGTTAATTGTACATAGGATTGGAATAAGAAACTATAGCGTTTAGGATTTGTGTACATTAATTCCTAAATATTTTAAGCGAATATTTATCAatgttacatatatttttatatgaataaCAATAAATCTATATTCAATAAATAATCTTACCAATAAATTTGATCCAGCAACATTTCTCCAAAGTTCTACTGGTTCTTGTAAAACGGTTGTATTGTTAAATTGTTTAAAATGA from the Bombus affinis isolate iyBomAffi1 chromosome 11, iyBomAffi1.2, whole genome shotgun sequence genome contains:
- the LOC126921817 gene encoding uncharacterized protein LOC126921817; this encodes MMDEIEYKLESTNPVLISHATSKLFESIKKKKCDRQTDHISKIPEFKLLLTKRDSTNVTLSISACQALTALVENGLWDINEALATFISSISSIKNYMVATTTISHLLILDLKRDTGKENIYPFTLHMPQHPFITILIQDKHSWQTILSQMTFILNHQDARIRENGVKMLRPVFLYVLCNPSSDSLDYCMQQVWQLLIRSRHSTYVQTEILLWMCTAEIHCCINTNYRILELAEKAASEGNREYCTALLPMIVSLVIQLLKQGSDPTPNFHVILFIIDHCDNYIGNLVLTLMAEVITLCPAIYLYTTLQICTMIAKKMSYNDIFFYTLIASILKWIAYPSVLCSEALDMARDLASEMFTRTKLTCNNETIFSNKFFTVFTNSDPYIQFYTELVHCLNIWNQNDILSWLNNVSCVPTYLKDKCKLLISGLLLQSNEPQIVQLCCNILVDVSRERTNFGSHVLSLVLHKLTKCKSSIESKCLLLVMPELMITKENVPIVNHTLNGLLNGDKQLKYFIIELYLKALKKEPRCYRFLFAAIIKVMESDLSWYSDATCARAMKYICENYPEHGEKLVPLILQILNRSTGTNGGTASALALGCISALYKASVIDICSTWRMLSPKMEKEKRSIVLESLCELLADVAFYAPQCLEEHDHQLIDDIVSKLWKYTTCNDVKVIKAALKALASYRLEQLSLKILPVEFRYNLVLPATYAKIPTDTVKKPEDVLPYIPGICWIQMLQNINKMTLSAAGNLLISFVIEEVNSFRSGMYNWPQGEPQNFKYLPDKSVIRAVGEYLRKTNKFDSNNHCIVTECLRIFAHKYPKPLPNINWSFLKDTFHLSAEAKQYTLSIACHHATVSLSAKSFIEDYLLTYKSVNDAEDFIWKDNEHPILYSNLEYLCQAVQPNIIKRFLETTLECAIKKMNEDSIQPFHCIMYSYAQALSNPEICHANSTLLSTMLEELLDKIDLTCDRFYPCFTAALELPVEHLERTTSPKTWWESMASKLKNAIAIRAELSLKKSNSEASLKWLNEIIGETFASTLSVQTYFFEIIQKLQANMQFERSSSNWILELMTQVQGFLMDSSQNHNNKIQFYCNVLFISVISLSGIDSILMKRDLVIKSQNVRIKLFPQALTLLSDRENWKHAIPQMMEWLNYMRMNHISDTYKYTFHRALISLRHNSYYKNVWSKYLSIKTDIDI
- the LOC126921833 gene encoding protein C1orf43 homolog translates to MTEELSGVTIVIFIAAGVLTILLLFIFAKRQIMRFALRSRRGPHIPIGHDARKSLKKEIERRIEVIPRIQYEPQLISDPRFILTPRGQVSPHYYRLKAVDDVKTLEAEITKYDNCLKRHPSENLRAYLLAILATPLNGSGQRLIHQFCDLYEHARHDPTEFGDEEYQVYTRLFLKLMDAARLLKSYPSSRKSSPSRTPIKKNIETKRNILEPKMKLLEDQTLTGSRPNTLTVMMLDNSETSV